In the Alkaliphilus oremlandii OhILAs genome, one interval contains:
- a CDS encoding cysteine-rich small domain-containing protein — MEKKITTENYKFNQNTACEFFPCHKVSDSTKFNCLFCYCPLYMLKDQCGGGFTYTDGGIKNCTNCTLPHGEGGYDHVMSKMKEVIAIGSERK, encoded by the coding sequence ATGGAGAAAAAGATTACTACAGAAAATTATAAATTTAATCAAAATACTGCCTGTGAATTTTTTCCTTGTCATAAGGTGAGCGACTCGACAAAATTTAATTGTCTATTTTGTTACTGTCCGCTTTATATGCTAAAAGACCAATGTGGCGGTGGCTTTACTTATACGGATGGTGGTATCAAGAACTGTACCAATTGTACCCTTCCCCACGGAGAAGGCGGCTATGACCACGTCATGTCTAAAATGAAAGAAGTAATCGCCATCGGCAGTGAACGAAAATAA
- a CDS encoding AIR synthase related protein: MFKFRDLTVIDIPPNHRMIIACDSSGGIGNKKHDVVQAEPETLGYFTAHVALMELLATGATPLTVVNTLGVEMEDSGVRIIEGIQKALEPLNLKEDIVVTGSTEENIPVSQTSMGITIIGMMEKSRWRAQKVEKGDLAVVLGIPKVGQEVLEDEGREIMSIPLLLELLKKKSIHDILPVGSKGIAYEVGQMAESNGIGYNLYEHVGIDLNKSAGPATCVIVAVNQENYEALKESMPIPVHLVGSFT; the protein is encoded by the coding sequence ATGTTTAAATTTAGAGACTTAACTGTAATCGATATCCCACCAAACCATCGAATGATCATTGCTTGTGATTCCTCCGGTGGGATTGGCAATAAGAAACACGATGTGGTTCAGGCAGAGCCTGAAACCTTAGGTTATTTTACAGCCCATGTTGCGCTGATGGAGCTGTTGGCTACGGGCGCGACACCTTTGACGGTTGTAAACACTTTGGGCGTTGAGATGGAAGATAGTGGCGTTCGTATCATTGAAGGCATTCAAAAAGCCTTAGAACCCTTGAACTTAAAAGAAGATATTGTCGTAACGGGAAGTACAGAAGAGAATATTCCGGTGAGTCAAACATCCATGGGAATTACAATCATCGGTATGATGGAGAAATCTCGATGGAGAGCTCAAAAAGTAGAAAAAGGAGATCTGGCTGTAGTTTTAGGGATTCCTAAGGTTGGACAGGAGGTCTTAGAGGACGAGGGCAGAGAAATTATGTCCATTCCTCTTTTATTAGAGCTTCTGAAGAAAAAAAGCATCCATGATATTTTACCTGTGGGCTCTAAAGGAATCGCTTATGAAGTAGGTCAAATGGCAGAATCTAATGGTATAGGCTACAATCTATATGAGCATGTGGGCATTGATTTAAATAAATCAGCAGGTCCTGCTACTTGTGTGATTGTGGCAGTGAACCAAGAGAACTATGAAGCCCTAAAAGAAAGTATGCCCATACCAGTTCACCTTGTTGGAAGTTTTACATAA
- a CDS encoding ECF transporter S component — protein MNNTKNVSMSNIQVITRSGLLIGLSAIGAMIKIQGTIAFDSMPGFFAALFISPMAGGAVASLGHLLTAFTSGFPLTLPMHLMLTVVMGIIAYFFGVIERKVNGVLACVIAILLNGPVATFIAGITASLLGLPLSGSAMFTALVIPLTVVAAVNVILAYIIFKVLPRK, from the coding sequence ATGAATAATACAAAGAATGTAAGCATGTCCAATATTCAAGTAATTACGAGAAGTGGACTGTTGATCGGACTTTCTGCAATCGGTGCAATGATCAAGATACAAGGAACCATTGCTTTTGACTCCATGCCAGGATTTTTTGCCGCTTTATTTATCAGCCCAATGGCTGGCGGTGCTGTTGCTTCATTGGGACATTTATTGACAGCCTTTACTAGCGGATTTCCTTTAACACTGCCAATGCATTTGATGCTGACAGTGGTCATGGGAATTATTGCCTACTTCTTCGGTGTAATTGAAAGAAAAGTGAATGGCGTTCTTGCTTGTGTCATTGCAATCCTTTTAAATGGACCTGTTGCAACTTTTATTGCTGGGATAACGGCTAGTTTATTGGGACTTCCATTGAGCGGTTCCGCCATGTTTACTGCATTGGTGATACCTTTGACTGTGGTTGCAGCAGTGAACGTCATTCTGGCTTATATCATATTTAAAGTACTGCCAAGAAAATAG
- a CDS encoding histidine phosphatase family protein produces MKFILARHGETQANIAKIYSGWSNYELTEKGTSQIKILAEELRGYNCDFIYASPLGRTMETAREISKTIGKKIIVDKNLREMNFGVFEGKTADEIQRIYPKEWDTWLREYQSYRIPEGESLQDVLDRAKILIDSLKDQEGTAIIVSHSGVIQSVLTDLLNLELNKMWHFTCPPAGYIEIDYINNFGYLRKLVPSYI; encoded by the coding sequence ATGAAGTTTATCTTAGCTAGACACGGTGAGACACAGGCAAACATTGCAAAGATCTATAGTGGATGGTCGAACTATGAACTTACAGAGAAAGGAACTTCACAAATAAAAATATTAGCGGAAGAGCTAAGGGGATACAACTGCGATTTTATTTATGCAAGCCCTTTGGGAAGAACCATGGAGACTGCTAGAGAGATATCAAAGACCATTGGGAAGAAAATTATTGTAGATAAGAATCTAAGAGAAATGAACTTTGGCGTATTTGAAGGAAAGACTGCAGATGAAATACAAAGAATTTATCCCAAAGAGTGGGATACTTGGCTTAGAGAATACCAATCTTATCGAATTCCAGAGGGAGAAAGCTTACAAGACGTTTTAGACAGGGCAAAAATCTTAATTGATTCGCTGAAGGATCAGGAGGGAACTGCGATTATTGTCAGTCATAGCGGTGTAATCCAATCCGTCCTCACCGATCTATTGAACTTGGAGCTGAACAAAATGTGGCACTTCACATGCCCGCCTGCTGGGTATATCGAAATCGATTATATAAATAATTTTGGGTATTTACGAAAATTGGTACCATCCTATATTTAA
- the cobS gene encoding adenosylcobinamide-GDP ribazoletransferase, with amino-acid sequence MKSLLLMMTFFTRIPVTYPYDYDEKDFIKGVKFLPVIGLLIGILMYLPTLLAPYIHRPIIIVSIWALYFLITGGLHIDGLADTFDGIFSYRSKEEMLRIMKDSRIGAFGVLGILWLLILNLTLAYYTENMLLLLVPVVGRASAVFAASRTIYARSEGMGGAFIESCRTKEGVISIAFSLLLGSMVSIKGAIIPMGITFLGVAMLTKKISKILGGMTGDTIGATIEISQTLFMLSAYLLKSIII; translated from the coding sequence ATGAAAAGCTTATTATTAATGATGACATTTTTTACGAGAATACCGGTTACATACCCTTATGATTATGATGAAAAGGACTTTATAAAAGGTGTAAAATTTTTGCCAGTAATAGGGCTTCTCATAGGGATACTCATGTATCTACCTACATTGTTGGCACCTTATATTCATCGCCCAATCATCATCGTATCCATTTGGGCTCTATATTTCCTGATAACCGGCGGGCTTCATATTGATGGCTTAGCAGATACCTTCGACGGTATCTTCAGCTATCGTAGCAAAGAAGAGATGCTAAGGATTATGAAGGATAGTAGAATCGGGGCCTTCGGTGTTCTAGGGATATTGTGGCTGCTGATCCTAAATTTAACGCTGGCATATTATACGGAGAATATGCTGCTTCTGTTGGTACCAGTGGTGGGAAGAGCCTCTGCTGTATTTGCAGCCAGCAGGACTATCTATGCTCGATCAGAAGGCATGGGAGGCGCTTTTATAGAAAGCTGTAGAACCAAAGAAGGAGTTATCAGTATCGCATTTTCTCTTCTACTAGGTAGCATGGTTAGCATAAAAGGTGCAATCATTCCCATGGGGATCACATTTCTAGGGGTAGCGATGCTGACGAAAAAGATCAGCAAGATACTAGGGGGAATGACGGGAGACACCATCGGTGCCACCATTGAAATTTCACAGACTTTATTTATGCTATCTGCATATTTATTAAAATCAATCATCATATAG
- the cobU gene encoding bifunctional adenosylcobinamide kinase/adenosylcobinamide-phosphate guanylyltransferase produces MSKFILITGGARSGKSRFAEKMAAEQGEKVVYIATAIAFDEGMKDRIKKHQQDRPQIWKTIERYKDFNALKEDRAFIESDCILLDCVTLMVTNLILESNLDFDNCSMEDIDVLEQGIFKEIEILLDITAHHHKDAIIVTNEVGMGLVPAYRMGNIFRDIAGRVNQYIAGRADEVYLTVSGIEMKIK; encoded by the coding sequence ATGAGTAAATTCATATTGATTACAGGTGGCGCACGGAGTGGAAAAAGTAGGTTTGCAGAAAAAATGGCTGCAGAGCAAGGTGAAAAAGTGGTATACATCGCTACAGCCATCGCTTTTGATGAGGGGATGAAGGATCGTATAAAAAAACATCAACAGGATCGGCCCCAAATCTGGAAAACCATAGAAAGGTACAAGGATTTTAATGCGCTGAAAGAGGACAGGGCTTTTATAGAAAGTGATTGTATATTGCTAGACTGTGTTACTTTAATGGTTACAAATTTAATACTTGAAAGTAATTTAGATTTTGACAACTGTTCCATGGAAGACATTGATGTGCTAGAGCAAGGGATCTTTAAGGAAATAGAGATTCTTTTGGACATCACTGCACACCATCATAAGGATGCGATTATCGTTACCAATGAAGTGGGAATGGGCTTAGTTCCAGCCTATCGAATGGGCAATATTTTTAGAGACATTGCAGGGCGAGTAAACCAATATATTGCAGGTAGAGCTGATGAAGTATATTTAACTGTAAGTGGCATAGAAATGAAGATAAAGTGA
- the cobD gene encoding threonine-phosphate decarboxylase CobD, protein MNEHGGYFGKEANQMMDFSVNINPLGVPQKLMDVLVKELPYLIRYPEIDGITAKKTIATYLNKEVDELILGNGATELIYLFARAIAPKKVLIIQPTFTEYERAFQLSGSQIHYFSTDEKDDFKINKEALFNTIGSLQPEVIVLCNPNNPTGLLYHPEELLPLLEVVKENRGYFFVDESFIDFTEKPSLINCIEEYPLFLLRSMTKTYGIPGLRLGYGLGNRGIIQKLNSIKEPWTINSLALKAVPILLEDTAYFNDTIEWYREEKDFLWKALSTIDGMKVFPSDGNFFLCKLKHRNGSDLKNALAKKGIYIRTCTDFKGLSDQFIRLAVRSREENQRLIHGLREMEL, encoded by the coding sequence TTGAACGAACATGGCGGTTATTTTGGTAAGGAAGCAAATCAGATGATGGATTTTAGCGTCAATATTAATCCCTTAGGTGTTCCACAGAAGCTGATGGATGTGCTCGTAAAGGAACTGCCATATTTAATCCGTTATCCAGAAATTGATGGCATTACAGCGAAAAAAACCATTGCAACATACTTAAATAAAGAAGTGGATGAACTGATTTTGGGCAATGGTGCAACGGAGCTGATCTATTTATTTGCAAGAGCAATCGCTCCAAAGAAAGTTTTAATCATTCAACCAACCTTTACAGAATATGAAAGAGCCTTCCAGCTTTCTGGAAGCCAAATCCATTATTTTTCCACCGATGAAAAAGATGATTTTAAAATCAATAAGGAGGCTTTATTCAATACCATTGGCTCTTTGCAGCCAGAGGTCATTGTGCTTTGCAACCCAAATAATCCTACAGGGCTGCTATATCACCCAGAGGAACTGCTTCCGTTGCTGGAAGTAGTCAAGGAGAATAGAGGTTACTTTTTTGTAGACGAATCCTTTATCGATTTTACAGAGAAGCCATCCTTGATCAATTGCATAGAAGAATATCCCCTATTCCTTTTAAGATCCATGACAAAAACCTATGGGATACCTGGGCTGAGGCTAGGATATGGGCTAGGGAACCGTGGGATCATTCAAAAGCTCAACAGCATAAAGGAACCGTGGACCATTAATAGCTTGGCTTTAAAGGCTGTTCCGATTTTATTGGAGGATACAGCGTATTTTAATGACACAATAGAATGGTATAGAGAAGAAAAAGACTTCTTATGGAAAGCGTTAAGCACCATTGATGGAATGAAGGTATTCCCTAGCGATGGCAACTTTTTCTTATGTAAGCTTAAGCATAGGAATGGATCGGATTTGAAAAATGCACTTGCCAAGAAAGGCATATATATTAGAACCTGTACAGACTTTAAAGGATTGAGTGATCAATTTATACGACTGGCGGTAAGAAGTAGAGAAGAGAACCAGAGGTTAATCCATGGGCTGAGGGAAATGGAGCTCTAA
- the cbiB gene encoding adenosylcobinamide-phosphate synthase CbiB: protein MKNIMVLGSVIFLDYVLGDPPNWPHPIRYIGWIISKYEKIIRRSGINLKIGGFLLLGFSMGTTLFLATAIKNIVGLIHPMVSFIFTTYLLYTCLAAKCLDLEARKVYEAVYEKDIEKGRKRLSYLVGRDTSNLTMDEIIRGVIETVAENTIDGVLAPLFYMMVGMYFGYPLEFALGYKVINTLDSMVGYVQEPYREIGYASAKLDDIVNYIPARIGSILMVFAGGALGHPMKEGFRILRRDRRNHKSPNCGYPESAVAGLLQIQLGGTNTYFGEVVYKPTIGDPIVPLKADHIIHTIKIMYIAELLMFIIFTIL from the coding sequence ATGAAAAACATAATGGTACTAGGAAGTGTAATTTTTTTAGACTATGTATTGGGAGATCCGCCGAACTGGCCCCACCCAATTCGATATATTGGATGGATCATCAGTAAATATGAAAAAATAATTCGGAGAAGTGGCATCAATTTAAAAATAGGAGGATTCCTTTTACTTGGATTCTCCATGGGAACCACGCTATTCCTTGCGACTGCTATAAAAAATATAGTAGGGCTCATTCATCCCATGGTTTCATTCATATTTACGACTTATTTACTCTATACATGCCTTGCAGCAAAATGCTTAGATTTAGAAGCTCGAAAGGTATATGAGGCGGTCTATGAGAAAGATATAGAAAAAGGGAGAAAGAGACTTTCTTATTTGGTTGGTAGAGACACATCGAATCTGACCATGGATGAAATCATCCGGGGGGTAATTGAAACTGTAGCCGAAAATACCATCGATGGCGTTTTAGCCCCTTTATTTTATATGATGGTAGGGATGTACTTTGGCTATCCCCTTGAATTTGCATTGGGCTACAAGGTGATCAATACCTTAGATTCCATGGTAGGCTATGTGCAGGAGCCCTATAGGGAAATTGGCTATGCCTCTGCAAAGCTAGATGATATTGTAAACTATATCCCGGCTAGAATCGGCAGTATTTTAATGGTTTTTGCAGGAGGAGCTCTAGGACACCCTATGAAAGAAGGCTTCAGAATACTACGGAGAGATCGACGAAATCATAAAAGCCCCAATTGTGGCTATCCAGAGTCTGCTGTAGCAGGACTGCTTCAAATACAATTGGGTGGCACCAATACCTACTTCGGTGAAGTTGTATATAAGCCTACAATCGGTGATCCCATAGTACCTTTAAAGGCAGATCATATCATTCACACGATTAAAATCATGTATATTGCGGAGCTATTGATGTTTATAATTTTTACGATTTTATAA
- a CDS encoding Tm-1-like ATP-binding domain-containing protein codes for MKTIAIAGTFDTKGKELSYVKEIIENLGLNTFTINTGVFPSEIPVDISNEEVAKAAGTTIQELAEKRDRALATEILSKGMSKLVPELYKQDKFDGIISFGGTGGTSLVTPAMRALPIGVPKIMVSTVASGDTSFYIGTSDLIMMPSVVDVAGLNSISTKIFTNAAHAIVGMVKFENNKELDKKPLIAATMFGVTTSAVDFAREYLEARGYEVLIFHATGTGGKSMESLIEDGFIEGVLDLTTTEWCDEVVGGILSAGPTRLEAAAKNNIPQVVSVGAMDMVNFGPLDTVPKKFEGRNLYKHNPSVTLMRTTVEENAAIGSKIAEKLNMAKGSTILMLPLKGVSAIDVEGQPFYGKEEDAKLFDTLREKINRDVVEILEMDNAINDQVFAETAAQKLIDLIEKKKMINN; via the coding sequence GTGAAAACAATTGCAATTGCAGGTACATTCGATACAAAAGGCAAGGAACTCAGCTATGTGAAGGAAATCATTGAGAACCTTGGATTAAACACCTTTACCATTAACACCGGTGTATTTCCATCAGAGATTCCTGTAGACATCTCCAATGAAGAAGTAGCAAAGGCAGCAGGCACTACAATTCAAGAGCTTGCTGAAAAAAGGGACAGAGCCTTGGCAACGGAGATTTTATCGAAAGGAATGTCAAAGTTAGTTCCTGAGCTCTACAAACAGGATAAATTTGATGGTATTATTTCCTTCGGTGGTACAGGCGGTACTTCTTTGGTTACGCCAGCTATGCGAGCGCTCCCTATCGGTGTTCCAAAGATTATGGTATCTACTGTAGCCTCTGGTGATACCTCTTTTTACATAGGCACCAGCGATTTAATCATGATGCCTTCGGTGGTAGACGTTGCAGGATTAAATTCTATCTCCACTAAGATCTTTACCAATGCGGCTCATGCCATCGTCGGTATGGTGAAATTTGAAAATAACAAAGAATTGGATAAAAAACCATTAATCGCAGCCACCATGTTTGGCGTCACAACCTCTGCGGTTGACTTCGCAAGAGAATACCTAGAAGCAAGAGGATATGAAGTTCTCATATTCCATGCTACAGGTACTGGTGGAAAAAGCATGGAAAGCTTAATTGAAGATGGCTTCATAGAAGGTGTACTGGATTTAACTACGACAGAATGGTGCGACGAGGTTGTTGGTGGCATCCTATCTGCAGGACCAACTCGATTGGAGGCAGCAGCAAAAAATAATATACCACAGGTGGTTTCCGTCGGTGCCATGGATATGGTAAACTTTGGTCCATTGGATACCGTACCGAAGAAATTTGAAGGACGTAATTTATATAAGCACAACCCATCTGTCACGCTAATGCGTACTACAGTAGAAGAAAATGCGGCCATCGGCAGTAAAATTGCAGAAAAGCTCAATATGGCAAAGGGCTCTACAATCCTTATGCTGCCATTAAAGGGTGTCTCAGCCATCGACGTAGAAGGTCAGCCTTTCTACGGTAAGGAAGAAGATGCGAAGCTTTTTGATACCTTAAGAGAAAAAATCAACAGAGATGTTGTAGAGATTTTAGAAATGGACAATGCGATTAATGACCAAGTATTTGCCGAAACAGCAGCGCAAAAATTAATCGATTTAATTGAAAAGAAAAAGATGATCAATAATTAG
- a CDS encoding phosphoenolpyruvate hydrolase family protein — MTRQEILANFRERISRGEILLGVGAGTGITAKSSEAGGADMLIIYNSGRYRMAGRGSLAGLLSYGDANQIVVEMGSEVLPVVKHTPVLAGVCGTDPFRIMDVFLKQLKDLGFAGVQNFPTVGLIDGVFRQNLEETGMGYDLEVEMIRKAHELDLLTTPYVFDEQQAMDMAKAGADIIVAHMGLTTKGSIGAHTALTLDESVQRVQSIADAARSINPDVLVICHGGPIAEPEDAAYVLQRTTGVHGFFGASSIERFAAEVGIQQQTEAFKSIKK; from the coding sequence ATGACTCGACAAGAAATATTAGCAAATTTTAGAGAAAGAATATCCAGAGGAGAGATTCTCCTTGGCGTTGGTGCAGGTACAGGGATCACTGCAAAAAGCAGTGAGGCTGGCGGGGCAGATATGCTGATCATCTACAACTCTGGACGGTATCGAATGGCTGGTCGTGGTTCTTTAGCTGGTCTATTATCCTATGGCGATGCCAATCAGATTGTGGTTGAAATGGGATCAGAAGTGCTTCCAGTAGTAAAGCATACGCCAGTACTGGCAGGGGTATGTGGTACAGACCCTTTTAGAATCATGGATGTATTTTTAAAGCAGCTAAAGGACTTAGGCTTTGCAGGGGTTCAAAACTTTCCAACAGTGGGTCTTATCGATGGTGTATTCCGACAAAATCTAGAGGAAACGGGCATGGGCTACGATTTGGAAGTAGAAATGATTCGAAAAGCACATGAGTTAGATCTACTGACAACACCTTACGTATTTGACGAGCAGCAAGCAATGGATATGGCGAAAGCAGGAGCCGACATTATCGTTGCCCACATGGGCTTAACGACAAAAGGAAGCATCGGTGCACATACAGCCTTAACCTTAGATGAAAGTGTTCAAAGAGTTCAGTCCATCGCCGACGCTGCCAGAAGTATCAACCCTGATGTTCTAGTGATTTGCCACGGTGGTCCAATCGCAGAACCAGAAGATGCGGCTTATGTTCTCCAGAGAACCACTGGCGTTCATGGTTTCTTCGGTGCATCCAGTATTGAAAGATTTGCTGCAGAGGTAGGTATCCAACAACAGACCGAAGCATTTAAATCTATTAAAAAATAA
- a CDS encoding ATP-binding cassette domain-containing protein, translating to MKLEISNLKKDYGGQYVVDIHRLTIKEGSFLGIIGPNGGGKSTFVRMIAGLTEANDGQVVYNGEPLSSKIQKNMTLVFQKPYLLRATVWHNIAYPLMIRKMDNQEIRHRVREVMVLMEIEYLADQKGWTLSGGEAQKVALARAMVSKPSLLLLDEPTANIDPKSVLIMEHTIQRFHEETRSTVIMITHNLQQSKRLCEEVAFMHQGKIVEMGRTEDILGNPSDILTRRFIEGEILI from the coding sequence ATGAAACTAGAGATCTCGAATTTGAAGAAGGATTATGGCGGACAATACGTAGTAGATATCCATCGTCTAACAATTAAAGAGGGAAGCTTTTTAGGAATCATTGGACCCAACGGTGGGGGAAAAAGCACCTTCGTCAGAATGATCGCTGGACTAACAGAAGCTAATGATGGACAGGTTGTCTATAATGGAGAGCCACTTTCTTCTAAAATACAAAAAAATATGACCTTGGTTTTTCAAAAGCCTTATTTATTGAGAGCTACGGTATGGCATAATATTGCCTATCCCTTGATGATCCGAAAGATGGATAATCAAGAGATCAGGCATCGGGTTCGTGAGGTCATGGTGTTGATGGAGATCGAGTATTTGGCAGATCAGAAAGGATGGACTCTATCTGGCGGTGAGGCGCAGAAGGTGGCTTTGGCTAGAGCCATGGTCAGCAAGCCATCCCTTCTATTACTGGATGAGCCAACGGCAAACATTGACCCGAAATCAGTTCTAATCATGGAGCATACGATCCAAAGATTTCACGAAGAAACTAGATCCACCGTCATCATGATTACCCATAACCTTCAGCAGAGCAAAAGGTTATGTGAGGAAGTGGCTTTTATGCATCAGGGAAAAATTGTAGAGATGGGAAGGACAGAAGATATTCTCGGAAACCCTTCCGACATTTTAACTAGAAGATTTATTGAGGGTGAAATTTTAATATAG
- a CDS encoding ABC transporter permease, with the protein MATIIEGLKNAVYLLRSFDKEIYGIVGRSLYVSLTATVIASILGIPFGILLGIKSFPGKKVVVRTVYTMMSMPPVIIGLIVFLIVSRNGLLGNLGIVFTPTAMIVAQICLVTPIIIGILYNAAKEKGEGIQNLSFTLGANQLQTLILLVKELRINIFSAIVTGYGRAISEVGAVMIVGGNIKGHTRVMTTTIAMLKSMGDYETALAIGIVLLLISFIINSILYRLQQEE; encoded by the coding sequence ATGGCAACCATTATTGAGGGATTAAAGAATGCAGTGTACCTTTTACGATCCTTCGACAAAGAAATTTATGGAATCGTAGGACGATCTCTCTATGTATCTTTAACGGCTACCGTCATTGCTAGTATTTTAGGCATTCCTTTCGGTATATTACTGGGTATCAAATCTTTTCCAGGAAAGAAAGTTGTTGTTCGGACTGTCTATACTATGATGAGTATGCCGCCAGTAATCATTGGTTTAATCGTATTTCTTATTGTTTCGAGAAACGGCCTCTTGGGGAACTTAGGTATCGTCTTTACACCTACTGCCATGATCGTTGCACAAATCTGCTTGGTAACACCGATTATCATCGGAATTCTATATAATGCAGCAAAGGAAAAAGGAGAAGGAATACAGAATCTATCCTTTACTCTAGGAGCGAATCAGCTACAGACTCTTATTTTATTGGTAAAGGAGCTGCGGATAAATATTTTTTCTGCAATTGTTACTGGATACGGTAGAGCAATATCAGAAGTTGGCGCTGTAATGATTGTAGGCGGCAATATCAAAGGGCATACGAGAGTGATGACCACCACCATTGCAATGCTAAAAAGTATGGGAGATTATGAAACAGCCCTTGCCATTGGTATCGTACTTTTATTGATATCCTTTATTATCAATTCCATACTGTATCGACTACAGCAGGAGGAATAA
- the eutH gene encoding ethanolamine utilization protein EutH, producing the protein MNDIILYILLFFMVCGALDRVFGYKLGIGQKFEEGFMMMGNLALSIIGIYSVAPLLSATLEKIVVPLFSLVGADPSIFPGSILASDMGGYLSAMKMAENLEIGLFSGLILASSLGTAVIFTIPIGAGLIKRQDYPCFTKGILIGLLTVPFSSFAGGIAMGIDLGILLQNLMPIVFISLVLGIGLIKWPHRMITGFYWFSKCIVTLGTLGLVVSILQSVTGKVILNGMEPFNEGLKVVGSIAIILSGAYPMVLVMTNFFKGPLGKLGKLLGICDKATTALIMCLANHIPAFANMSDMNDRGKIMVSAFSVGGAFVMGGQLGFVAGIDKTMITPFIISKLVGGIGSIAIAFIIGNPNQDREAQGTTMLNPVE; encoded by the coding sequence ATGAATGATATAATACTATATATTCTGCTGTTTTTTATGGTATGCGGCGCTTTAGATCGGGTATTTGGATATAAATTAGGTATTGGTCAGAAATTTGAAGAAGGCTTCATGATGATGGGGAACTTAGCACTGTCGATTATCGGTATTTATTCCGTGGCGCCTTTACTTTCGGCCACATTGGAAAAAATAGTGGTGCCTTTATTTTCTTTAGTGGGTGCAGATCCCTCCATATTTCCTGGCTCTATCCTAGCATCGGATATGGGAGGATATCTCTCTGCAATGAAAATGGCAGAAAATTTAGAAATTGGCCTCTTTTCTGGACTGATACTGGCATCTAGCTTAGGAACAGCTGTAATTTTTACGATACCCATCGGTGCTGGACTCATTAAACGGCAAGATTATCCATGCTTTACAAAAGGGATCTTAATCGGGCTTTTGACAGTTCCCTTTAGCAGCTTTGCTGGGGGAATAGCCATGGGAATCGATTTAGGGATTTTGCTTCAGAATCTTATGCCCATCGTTTTCATTTCTTTGGTCCTAGGGATTGGTCTAATCAAATGGCCCCATCGAATGATTACGGGATTTTATTGGTTCAGTAAATGTATCGTTACCTTAGGAACCCTGGGTCTCGTCGTTTCCATTTTACAAAGCGTTACTGGAAAAGTGATCCTCAATGGTATGGAACCCTTTAATGAAGGGCTTAAAGTCGTTGGTAGCATTGCAATTATTCTATCGGGTGCATATCCCATGGTCCTTGTGATGACTAATTTTTTCAAAGGACCTTTGGGGAAACTTGGAAAGCTTCTCGGTATTTGTGATAAAGCGACAACAGCTTTAATTATGTGTCTAGCAAACCATATTCCTGCCTTTGCTAATATGAGTGATATGAATGATCGAGGAAAAATAATGGTGTCTGCATTCTCTGTAGGCGGGGCTTTTGTTATGGGAGGACAGCTGGGGTTTGTTGCTGGCATTGACAAAACCATGATTACACCGTTCATCATAAGCAAGCTGGTGGGAGGGATCGGCTCTATCGCCATCGCTTTTATAATAGGGAATCCCAACCAGGATCGTGAGGCGCAAGGGACAACCATGCTGAATCCTGTGGAGTAA